One Curtobacterium herbarum genomic window carries:
- the rpmJ gene encoding 50S ribosomal protein L36: protein MKVNPSVKVICEHCRVIRRKGRVMVICKSNPRHKQRQG from the coding sequence ATGAAGGTCAACCCCAGCGTCAAGGTCATCTGCGAGCACTGCCGCGTCATCCGCCGCAAGGGCCGCGTCATGGTGATCTGCAAGAGCAACCCGCGTCACAAGCAGCGCCAGGGCTAG
- a CDS encoding ABC transporter permease yields MTTLTTPDLATTGAPRITPRPGVGGSGLAATVRQSLTMAYRGLIKVRRTPEQLFDVTLMPIVFTVMFTYIFGGAIAGDVSSYLPIIIPGILVQTNITSSIVTGVQLREDMDKGVFDRFRSLPIARIAPLAGALLADTVRYAIATTITFTVGFIMGLRPAGGIGAVLLAGLLVVVVAWAISWVFAYFGVVARTASSVSGISNLVLFPLTFLSNAFVPADTLPDWLHWFSDVNPVSHLITAVRDLVNHGTVGGDLWLSLLGAAVIVAVFAPLTVRAYMRKA; encoded by the coding sequence ATGACCACGCTCACCACACCCGACCTGGCCACTACCGGCGCACCGCGCATCACCCCGCGGCCCGGCGTCGGCGGTTCCGGCCTCGCCGCGACCGTCCGGCAGTCACTGACGATGGCGTACCGCGGGCTGATCAAGGTCCGGCGCACCCCGGAGCAGCTCTTCGACGTGACGCTCATGCCGATCGTGTTCACCGTGATGTTCACGTACATCTTCGGTGGCGCGATCGCCGGCGACGTCAGCAGCTACCTGCCGATCATCATCCCGGGCATCCTCGTGCAGACGAACATCACGTCGTCGATCGTCACCGGCGTGCAGCTCCGCGAGGACATGGACAAGGGCGTGTTCGACCGCTTCCGGTCACTGCCGATCGCGCGCATCGCCCCGCTCGCCGGTGCCCTGCTCGCCGACACCGTCCGCTACGCCATCGCCACGACGATCACGTTCACGGTCGGCTTCATCATGGGGCTGCGTCCCGCGGGCGGCATCGGCGCGGTGCTCCTCGCCGGCCTGCTCGTGGTCGTCGTGGCCTGGGCGATCAGCTGGGTCTTCGCCTACTTCGGGGTCGTCGCCCGCACGGCGTCGAGCGTCTCGGGCATCTCGAACCTGGTGCTCTTCCCGCTGACGTTCCTGTCGAACGCGTTCGTCCCCGCGGACACCCTGCCGGACTGGCTGCACTGGTTCTCCGACGTGAACCCGGTCTCGCACCTCATCACCGCGGTCCGCGACCTGGTCAACCACGGCACGGTCGGCGGCGACCTGTGGCTGAGCCTGCTCGGCGCAGCGGTCATCGTCGCGGTGTTCGCCCCGCTCACCGTCCGGGCGTACATGCGGAAGGCCTGA
- the rpsM gene encoding 30S ribosomal protein S13, translating into MARLAGVDIPREKRVEIALTYIYGVGRTRAVQTLAETGISGDIRVKDLTDDQLVALRDFIEGTFKVEGDLRREVAADIRRKVEIGSYEGLRHRRGLPVRGQRTKTNARTRKGPKRTVAGKKKAR; encoded by the coding sequence ATGGCACGTCTAGCAGGCGTCGACATCCCGCGCGAGAAGCGCGTGGAGATCGCACTCACCTACATCTACGGGGTCGGCCGTACCCGCGCCGTCCAGACGCTCGCGGAGACCGGCATCTCCGGCGACATCCGCGTCAAGGACCTCACCGACGACCAGCTCGTCGCCCTCCGCGACTTCATCGAGGGCACCTTCAAGGTGGAGGGTGACCTCCGCCGTGAGGTCGCCGCCGACATCCGCCGCAAGGTCGAGATCGGTAGCTACGAGGGTCTCCGCCACCGTCGCGGTCTCCCGGTGCGCGGTCAGCGCACCAAGACGAACGCTCGTACCCGCAAGGGTCCGAAGCGCACCGTGGCAGGCAAGAAGAAGGCTCGATAG
- a CDS encoding DNA-directed RNA polymerase subunit alpha, with product MLIAQRPTLNEESISEFRSRFVIEPLEPGFGYTLGNSLRRTLLSSIPGAAVTSIRIDGVLHEFSTVPGVKEDVTEIILNIKSLVVSSEHDEPITAYLRKQGAGQVTAADISAPAGVEIHNPDLVIATLNDAARFELELTIERGRGYVSATQNRSEFSEAGQIPIDSIYSPVLKVTYRVEATRAGERTDFDRLVVDVESKPAITPRDAIASAGRTLVELFGLARELNTAAEGIEIGPAPVDAVLSNELQTPIEDLDLSVRSYNCLKREGINTVSELVALSETQLMNIRNFGQKSVDEVKDKLTELGLSLKDTVPGFDGAHFYSGYDEDESSN from the coding sequence GTGCTCATTGCACAGCGCCCCACCCTGAACGAGGAGTCCATCTCCGAATTCCGCTCGCGCTTCGTCATCGAACCGCTCGAGCCGGGCTTCGGGTACACCCTCGGCAACTCGCTGCGCCGCACGCTCCTCTCGTCCATCCCCGGTGCTGCAGTCACGAGCATCCGCATCGACGGTGTCCTCCACGAGTTCAGCACCGTTCCCGGTGTCAAGGAAGACGTCACCGAGATCATCCTGAACATCAAGAGCCTGGTCGTCTCCAGCGAGCACGACGAGCCGATCACCGCCTACCTGCGCAAGCAGGGTGCCGGTCAGGTCACCGCTGCGGACATCTCCGCGCCGGCCGGTGTCGAGATCCACAACCCGGACCTCGTCATCGCGACCCTGAACGACGCCGCCCGCTTCGAGCTGGAGCTGACGATCGAGCGTGGCCGCGGCTACGTCTCGGCGACCCAGAACCGCTCGGAGTTCAGCGAAGCCGGTCAGATCCCGATCGACTCGATCTACTCGCCCGTCCTCAAGGTCACCTACCGCGTCGAGGCGACGCGTGCCGGTGAGCGCACGGACTTCGACCGTCTGGTCGTCGACGTCGAGTCGAAGCCCGCGATCACGCCGCGCGACGCCATCGCGTCGGCCGGTCGCACGCTGGTCGAGCTGTTCGGGCTCGCCCGCGAGCTCAACACGGCGGCTGAAGGCATCGAGATCGGCCCCGCGCCGGTCGACGCCGTGCTGTCGAACGAGCTGCAGACGCCGATCGAGGACCTCGACCTGTCGGTCCGTAGCTACAACTGCCTGAAGCGCGAGGGCATCAACACGGTGTCCGAGCTGGTCGCCCTCTCGGAGACGCAGCTCATGAACATCCGCAACTTCGGCCAGAAGTCGGTGGACGAGGTCAAGGACAAGCTCACCGAGCTCGGCCTGTCCCTCAAGGACACCGTCCCCGGATTCGATGGTGCCCACTTCTACAGCGGGTACGACGAGGACGAGTCCAGCAACTGA
- the rpsK gene encoding 30S ribosomal protein S11 — MATPKTAARKPRRKEKKNVAVGQAHIKSTFNNTIVSITDPSGAVLSWASSGAVGFKGSRKSTPFAAQLAAESAARQAAEHGVKKVDVFVKGPGSGRETAIRSLQAAGLEVGSINDVTPQAHNGCRPPKRRRV, encoded by the coding sequence ATGGCTACCCCCAAGACCGCCGCGCGCAAGCCGCGCCGCAAGGAGAAGAAGAACGTCGCTGTGGGCCAGGCCCACATCAAGAGCACGTTCAACAACACCATCGTCAGCATCACCGACCCGTCGGGTGCCGTCCTCAGCTGGGCGTCCTCCGGGGCCGTCGGCTTCAAGGGCTCGCGCAAGTCGACGCCGTTCGCGGCGCAGCTCGCGGCCGAGTCGGCTGCCCGCCAGGCAGCGGAGCACGGCGTCAAGAAGGTCGACGTCTTCGTCAAGGGGCCGGGTTCCGGTCGTGAGACGGCGATCCGTTCGCTCCAGGCCGCTGGCCTCGAGGTCGGTTCGATCAACGACGTGACGCCGCAGGCGCACAACGGGTGCCGCCCGCCGAAGCGCCGCCGCGTCTGA
- the rplQ gene encoding 50S ribosomal protein L17, producing the protein MPKPTKGPRLGGGPAHERLLLSNLANALFTHGRITTTETKAKRLRPVAERLITFAKRGDLHARRRVIAALRDKTVVHTLFTEIAPQVADRQGGYTRITKLGFRKGDNAPLASIELVLEPVSSTPAPVSRKAAPAAAAPAATDSDATEAPVDETESTEESTPVAEETTTDAAAEVEADAAAKSDDAADSSK; encoded by the coding sequence ATGCCGAAGCCCACCAAGGGCCCCCGCCTCGGTGGCGGTCCCGCCCACGAGCGCCTGCTCCTGAGCAACCTCGCCAACGCCCTGTTCACGCACGGCCGCATCACCACCACCGAGACGAAGGCCAAGCGCCTCCGCCCGGTCGCCGAGCGTCTCATCACGTTCGCGAAGCGTGGCGACCTGCACGCTCGTCGTCGTGTGATCGCAGCCCTGCGCGACAAGACCGTCGTGCACACGCTGTTCACCGAGATCGCGCCGCAGGTGGCCGACCGCCAGGGCGGTTACACCCGCATCACGAAGCTCGGCTTCCGCAAGGGCGACAACGCGCCCCTCGCCTCGATCGAGCTCGTCCTCGAGCCCGTGTCGAGCACGCCGGCTCCGGTCTCGCGCAAGGCTGCTCCGGCCGCCGCCGCGCCGGCCGCGACGGACAGCGACGCCACGGAGGCCCCGGTCGACGAGACCGAGTCCACCGAGGAGTCGACCCCGGTCGCCGAGGAGACCACGACCGACGCTGCCGCTGAGGTCGAGGCCGACGCCGCAGCCAAGTCGGACGACGCTGCGGACTCGTCCAAGTAG
- a CDS encoding BTAD domain-containing putative transcriptional regulator encodes MSAPRIAVLGPVLAEDPTGTLVPLPGALARTFLTALVLAGGRAVTTGALIDDLWGDGPPKGARAALQTLVSRLRRATADGLVVSTAAGYALGVDADATDLGAAERTLDGSRDAPADAPALRAALDRWRGEPGGDLDGPVAGELADRAAIVRRDLRRRLATTLQSAGDPAAAAALWRDEAAADPFDEAAVAGLVRALAAAGQSAEALAVFAAHRDRLSDELGADPSADLVRLNADVLRSAGPASGSTRRVGLRAAPNALIGREADLATVTRLLSQARLVTILGAGGLGKTRLAQAAAATVPAGCGVVVVELAPLTTGEDVVPAIGALLGIAEVRSARSLRDAVVADLRTRVVRALGEEPTVLVLDNCEHLLEPVAAFTADLLAELPGLRVLTTSRAPLVVSGEVVAPLAPLPVEADGAAVRLFTDRARAARPGAVLPVDAVRRICTRLDGSPLAIELAAARIRGMSVDEIERRLDDRFALLRGGDRSAPERHRTLLAVIEWSWRLLDDGARDLLTRLALFPDGLSVDAVAAVAAPARVHDAFDDLAELVEQSLVQLVEQEGEPVRYRLLETVREFGAARLEESGATADVRAAMTRWACALAAEHDLFTVRTTDQVARFRVLEREADNLITLLRWNLRAGDALAVAPLFSALAGYWSFRGAHGEVAAIAPDVVAVLRTLPPGDDGGQDGGHDGGPAPEDAPARASGVRTAAVLGLVIACATAAFSDRRTSVRARAALRRLRRAGVTGVPVVDAQAELLLTLGRRDVGEAALSRFRGDPDTGVACLAHLLSAPLTENDGELERALGFATRARVLAEQAGDVWTSGTAAVSVTQLAGQLGRYEQALAAADVARERLEQFGAEDDLVEVGWSVGLSAAATGDVDRARALAAELAALPVAPGTGPVGGPGGGPGGERAQMTLLAHAVRAEVARAEGDPARAVGEYRRAWDQVLPHRREASQWVMIVGAALLAAQDEAADGAAREAADAGRSAGAGAGLQDGREARADIARQVRVSALVALRKPSLWNDLPVVGTAVLAAALDAIGRRADPALVAAAWGSALRLGARQDFAVLGHGRLRPLVVAAVGEALVADAETASAGTSRAEAAAAARAVLEAIRPSACTPGR; translated from the coding sequence GTGTCCGCGCCGCGCATCGCCGTCCTGGGTCCGGTGCTCGCCGAGGACCCCACCGGGACGCTCGTGCCGCTGCCCGGGGCGCTGGCACGCACCTTCCTCACGGCGCTCGTGCTGGCCGGCGGCCGTGCCGTCACCACCGGGGCGCTCATCGACGACCTGTGGGGCGACGGACCACCGAAGGGCGCCCGCGCCGCCCTGCAGACCCTCGTCTCGCGCCTGCGCCGTGCCACCGCCGACGGGCTGGTCGTCTCGACGGCCGCCGGCTACGCACTCGGGGTGGACGCCGACGCGACCGACCTGGGCGCCGCCGAACGGACACTCGACGGGTCGCGGGACGCGCCGGCGGACGCTCCGGCGCTCCGTGCCGCGCTCGACCGCTGGCGCGGCGAGCCCGGTGGCGACCTCGACGGCCCGGTCGCCGGGGAGCTCGCCGACCGGGCCGCCATCGTCCGACGGGACCTCCGTCGTCGACTCGCCACGACCCTCCAGTCAGCCGGTGACCCGGCCGCGGCCGCTGCCCTCTGGCGGGACGAAGCGGCGGCCGACCCCTTCGACGAGGCCGCCGTCGCCGGCCTGGTGCGTGCCCTCGCCGCCGCCGGCCAGTCCGCCGAGGCGCTCGCCGTCTTCGCCGCGCACCGCGACCGGCTGTCCGACGAACTCGGTGCCGACCCGTCGGCCGACCTGGTCCGACTGAACGCCGACGTACTCCGCAGCGCCGGACCCGCCAGCGGCTCGACCCGTCGCGTCGGGCTGCGGGCCGCCCCGAACGCGCTCATCGGTCGGGAGGCCGACCTCGCCACCGTGACGCGCCTCCTGTCCCAGGCGCGGCTGGTGACGATCCTCGGGGCCGGTGGCCTCGGCAAGACCCGGCTGGCGCAGGCCGCGGCGGCGACGGTCCCTGCCGGCTGCGGGGTCGTGGTGGTCGAGCTCGCCCCGCTCACCACCGGCGAGGACGTGGTCCCCGCGATCGGTGCGCTGCTCGGGATCGCCGAGGTGCGCAGTGCGCGGAGCCTCCGGGACGCGGTCGTCGCTGACCTCCGCACCCGGGTGGTCCGGGCGCTCGGTGAGGAACCCACCGTGCTCGTGCTCGACAACTGCGAGCACCTCCTGGAGCCGGTCGCCGCGTTCACTGCCGATCTGCTCGCCGAGCTGCCTGGTCTGCGGGTCCTGACGACCTCGCGTGCACCGCTCGTGGTCTCCGGCGAGGTCGTCGCCCCGCTGGCGCCCCTGCCGGTCGAGGCCGACGGGGCGGCCGTCCGCCTGTTCACGGACCGGGCCCGCGCTGCCCGACCGGGTGCGGTGCTGCCGGTCGATGCCGTCCGCCGCATCTGCACCCGCCTGGACGGGTCGCCGCTGGCGATCGAACTCGCGGCCGCCCGGATCCGCGGGATGAGCGTCGACGAGATCGAACGCCGGCTCGACGACCGGTTCGCGCTGCTCCGCGGTGGGGACCGGTCGGCGCCCGAACGGCACCGGACGCTGCTCGCCGTCATCGAGTGGAGCTGGCGACTGCTCGACGACGGCGCCCGCGATCTCCTGACCCGGCTCGCGCTCTTCCCGGACGGGCTGTCCGTCGACGCCGTGGCGGCCGTCGCTGCTCCGGCCCGGGTGCACGACGCCTTCGACGACCTGGCCGAACTGGTCGAGCAGTCCCTCGTGCAACTCGTCGAGCAGGAGGGGGAGCCGGTCCGCTACCGCCTGCTCGAGACCGTCCGCGAGTTCGGTGCCGCACGGCTCGAGGAGTCCGGTGCCACGGCGGACGTCCGCGCGGCGATGACGCGGTGGGCCTGCGCGCTGGCCGCCGAGCACGACCTGTTCACCGTCCGGACCACGGACCAGGTCGCACGGTTCCGGGTCCTCGAGCGCGAGGCGGACAACCTCATCACACTGCTGCGCTGGAACCTCCGGGCCGGGGACGCGCTCGCGGTCGCACCGCTGTTCTCGGCGCTCGCCGGGTACTGGTCGTTCCGCGGGGCGCACGGCGAGGTCGCGGCCATCGCGCCGGACGTCGTCGCTGTCCTCCGCACCCTCCCGCCCGGAGACGACGGCGGGCAGGACGGCGGGCACGACGGCGGGCCCGCCCCGGAGGACGCACCCGCGCGCGCCTCCGGCGTCCGCACCGCCGCGGTCCTCGGACTCGTCATCGCCTGCGCGACCGCCGCGTTCTCCGACCGGCGGACCTCGGTGCGCGCCCGCGCCGCGCTCCGCCGCCTGCGTCGGGCCGGCGTGACCGGCGTCCCGGTGGTCGACGCCCAGGCCGAGCTGCTGCTGACCCTCGGCCGTCGGGACGTGGGCGAGGCGGCCCTGTCCCGATTCCGCGGGGACCCGGACACCGGGGTGGCGTGCCTGGCGCACCTGCTCAGCGCGCCCCTGACCGAGAACGACGGCGAGCTCGAACGCGCCCTGGGCTTCGCGACCCGCGCGCGGGTGCTCGCCGAGCAGGCCGGTGACGTCTGGACGTCGGGTACCGCGGCCGTCTCGGTGACACAGCTCGCCGGGCAGCTCGGTCGGTACGAGCAGGCGCTCGCCGCGGCGGACGTGGCGCGGGAACGGCTGGAGCAGTTCGGCGCCGAGGACGACCTGGTCGAGGTCGGCTGGAGCGTCGGGTTGAGCGCTGCGGCGACCGGCGACGTCGACCGGGCCCGGGCGTTGGCCGCGGAACTCGCCGCACTCCCGGTCGCCCCCGGTACCGGTCCGGTCGGTGGTCCGGGTGGCGGTCCTGGCGGGGAACGGGCACAGATGACGCTGCTCGCGCACGCGGTCCGGGCCGAGGTCGCGCGCGCCGAGGGCGATCCCGCGCGTGCGGTCGGCGAGTACCGGCGTGCGTGGGACCAGGTGCTGCCGCACCGGCGTGAGGCGAGCCAGTGGGTGATGATCGTCGGGGCGGCGCTGCTCGCCGCACAGGACGAGGCGGCGGACGGCGCCGCGCGGGAGGCGGCGGACGCGGGCCGGTCCGCCGGGGCCGGGGCGGGCCTCCAGGACGGCCGGGAGGCACGTGCGGACATCGCACGACAGGTCCGGGTGAGCGCCCTGGTCGCCCTCCGCAAGCCGTCGCTGTGGAACGACCTGCCGGTGGTCGGGACGGCCGTCCTCGCCGCCGCGCTCGACGCGATCGGGCGTCGTGCCGACCCGGCCCTCGTCGCCGCGGCGTGGGGCAGCGCCCTCCGGCTCGGCGCGCGACAGGACTTCGCGGTCCTCGGCCACGGACGGCTCAGGCCGCTCGTCGTCGCCGCCGTCGGCGAGGCGCTGGTGGCGGATGCGGAGACGGCCTCGGCCGGGACGTCCCGGGCCGAGGCCGCCGCTGCCGCGCGTGCGGTGCTCGAGGCGATCAGGCCTTCCGCATGTACGCCCGGACGGTGA
- a CDS encoding FUSC family protein yields MQFEHIAGVGTRVWRWSRSSGTQPRLLHAAKAAVAAALAWVVARYVPGVASDYPYYAPLGAVVAMQTTVFAGLRSGIQTLVGIALGIAVAAFTMWVGDPGVLAVALAVGVGVLVGGFRILGEGSSWVSTAALFVLLVGGAHAEGYSLGYLVQMAVGVVVGLLVNFLVFPPLRFWDAERRIDQVNSVLAEHLDGLADVLEQGERDERAWDRAQDRLDRAIADVRSRVSIAQESRRINPRGALRGSRARLQHDGSRFRALERVAWYTTDLTELVARSGPVSSNLGRPDEAFTAPLTTAIRQVAAMVRGDHPPEEGDRAISELERALDASREHPSDVAVTSSALVSLRGIVESERRATQDVDTETGPSA; encoded by the coding sequence ATGCAGTTCGAGCACATCGCGGGGGTCGGCACCCGCGTCTGGCGGTGGAGCCGGAGTTCCGGCACGCAGCCGCGCCTGCTCCACGCCGCCAAGGCCGCCGTCGCCGCGGCGCTCGCGTGGGTCGTCGCCCGCTACGTGCCCGGGGTGGCGTCCGACTACCCCTACTACGCCCCGCTCGGCGCGGTCGTGGCGATGCAGACGACGGTGTTCGCGGGCCTCCGGAGCGGCATCCAGACCCTGGTCGGCATCGCACTGGGCATCGCGGTGGCCGCGTTCACGATGTGGGTGGGCGACCCCGGTGTCCTGGCGGTCGCGCTGGCGGTCGGCGTCGGCGTGCTCGTCGGCGGCTTCCGGATCCTCGGTGAGGGCAGCTCGTGGGTGTCGACGGCAGCGCTGTTCGTCCTGCTCGTCGGGGGTGCGCACGCCGAGGGGTACTCGCTCGGCTACCTGGTGCAGATGGCCGTCGGCGTGGTCGTCGGGCTGCTGGTGAACTTCCTGGTGTTCCCGCCGCTGCGGTTCTGGGACGCCGAGCGCCGCATCGATCAGGTGAACAGCGTGCTGGCCGAGCACCTCGACGGACTGGCGGACGTCCTGGAGCAGGGGGAACGGGACGAGCGGGCGTGGGACCGGGCGCAGGACCGCCTGGACCGCGCGATCGCCGACGTCCGGAGCCGGGTGTCGATCGCGCAGGAGAGCCGGCGCATCAACCCCCGCGGCGCACTGCGGGGATCGCGGGCGCGGCTGCAGCACGACGGGTCACGCTTCCGCGCCCTGGAACGGGTCGCCTGGTACACGACGGACCTCACCGAGCTCGTGGCCCGGTCGGGTCCGGTGTCGTCGAACCTCGGGCGACCGGACGAGGCCTTCACCGCTCCGCTCACGACGGCGATCCGGCAGGTCGCGGCGATGGTCCGCGGCGACCACCCGCCGGAGGAGGGCGACCGGGCGATCTCGGAGCTCGAGCGGGCCCTCGACGCGTCGCGTGAGCACCCGTCCGACGTGGCGGTGACGTCGTCGGCGCTGGTGTCGCTCCGCGGCATCGTCGAGTCCGAGCGTCGGGCGACCCAGGACGTCGACACCGAGACCGGACCGTCGGCCTGA